CGAAGAGCATCCACGTCTACGCCGGGTTCGAGTACTCGCGGTTCGAGCGGTCGCCGAAGACCGCGGTCGTACTCGGGCTGGTCAGCGGGCTCGCGTTCTTCCTCGCCGAGAAGCTCACCCTGCTCGTCCAGCTGGTGCAACTCCAGACCCTCGAACTGGGTGGCCGCGCCTATCCCGGTGCGGCGGCCGCCGACCCGGCCAGTGGGGTCGACCCCCTGGTCGTCGTCGGCCTGCTCTTGCTCCCGCTGGGGCTGCACACCGTCACGGCGACCATCTCGGCGCTGGGTGCCCAGCGCTCGAAGCGGGCCTACGCCGGAGCCTTCGTGCTCGCGGTCGTGGTCCACGTCGGCTACAACATGGGGGTGACCGGCCTTGTCGGGTGACCCGCCGCGTCCCGAGCACGGGAGCACTGCCGCCCGGCGGGAAGACGAGGCGAGCGACGGCAGCGGCGCGTCCTGGCGTGCCCGGCTCACCATCGCCCGCCGGGAGATCGCCTCGCTGCGGAGCGAGAAGACCATCGTGCTCGCGCTACTCATCCAGCTGTTCGTGGCGACGTTCTCCTCGTTCCTCGTCGTCGGGCTGGTGTCGCTGTACGACCCCGGCTCGGTCGACGGCTACCAGCTCGACATGGCCGTGACGGGCAACGCCTCCGACGAGGTGCTGCAGGCGGTCCGCGGGCAGTCCGGCATCGACCCGACCCGGTACGCGTCGGTCGCCGACGCGAGAGCCGACTTCCAGGACCGGCGCGTCGACGCGGTGATGGTCGCCACACAGGGCGCGAACGGGACGGTGTTCGTCACGACCAGCGTGCCGAAGGAGAACCTGCGGACGACCATCATCGTCGTGCAGGTCCGGGATACGCTGGAGTCCATGGAGGAGAACCTCCGCCGCGAGTACGCAGGGAGCCTCGAACACCGGGTGCTGGAGGTGCCACAGAAGCGCGGCTCCAGCCCCTACTTCGGGTTCACCTACACCGTGCTCGTACCCCTGCTCATGTTCCTCCCGGTGTTCATCAGTGGCTCCATCGCGGTGGACTCGCTGACCGAGGAGATGCAACGCGGGACCCTCGAACTGCTGCGGGTCGCGCCCGTCTCGCTGGCGGACATCGTCGACGCGAAACTGCTCGCGACGGCCATCCTCGCCCCCATCCAGGCCGCGGTCTGGCTCCTCCTGCTGTGGGTCAACGGGACGAAAATCGCGAACTGGCCGATGCTCGTGGCCGTCGTGGCCGGCCTCTCGTTCACCGTCGTCACCGCGGGACTGACCATCGCCCTGCTCGCCTCGGACCGCCGGCAGGCGCAGTTCCTCTACTCGACCGGGGTGCTCGGGGCCATCACGGTGACGGGCCTGCTGCCAGAGCACCCGGCGAACACCATCGCCCGGCTCGCCATCGGCAGCCCCGGGACGTACACCTGGGTGTTCGCGGCCGGCTACGTCGCCCTCGGCGTGGTGACCTACCTCGGGATGCGCGTCGGGATGCGCTTCGTGAACGCCGAGTCGGTCTGACCTCCGGCTTCTTGGTCCCGCTCCCCCTCTGTTCGCCATGGACCCTCGCATCACCGTCGTGACGCTCGGCGTCGACGACCTCGACGCCGCCATCGAGTTCTACCGTGACGGCCTCGGGCTGCCATTACGCGACCGGGAACCGGACAGCGACATCGCCTTCTTCACCCTGACGGGCACGTGGCTCGCGCTCTATCCCTGGGACGCGCTGGCCGAGGACGCGACCGTCTCCCCGGACGGGGACGGGTTCTCGGGCGTGACCCTGGCGCACAACGTCCCGGACCGGGAGGCCGTCGACGCGCTGCTGGCCGAAGCGGTCGCAGCCGGTGCGGAACTCGTCAAGGAGCCACAGGAGACGTTCTGGGGCGGCTACTCCGGGTACTTCGCAGACCTCGATGGCCACCTCTGGGAGGTCGCTGCACCACGTCTGGACGGGATGTGACTACAGCTCCCGGAGTATCATCGGGAGCGCGACCATCTTCAGGCCGAGCAGCACGAGGAGGAAGAACCCGACCATGCCGAAGAACTGCAGCGCCGGCACCGGGTTCCAGCCGTCGTCGTCGTCCGCGTGGAACACGTCGTAGGTCACGCTCTCGCGGAGGGTCTCGCCGTCGGTCGTCTCGACGACGACCGTGATTGTCCGGTCGCCTTCTTCCATGAACCGGTAGGTCGTCTCGGTCCCGGTGGCGGTCGAGCCGTCCGGGAACTTCCAGGTCACGGACTCGACGTCGGCACCCAGGACGCTCACCCTGAACTCCTCGCTGTAGTTGTAGACGGCCGTCTCCGGGCCGTAGATGTTCACGTCGGGTGAGTCGGACTCGTTCTCCTGCAGGGCGAGGGAGCCGGCGTCGGCCGCCGCCGGCGCAGCGGCGAACAGGCAGGCCAGCGCGAGGACCGCGGCTGCGAGGTGGAGGGCACGCATATTTCACCCAAATCACGTCGGATACCTAATCAATGCGGCGATGTTTTTCACCCCGGCGGTCGTGGCCCCGTCCATGGAGTACACCACACTGGGTGACACCGGCATGGAGGTCAGCCGCATCTGTCTCGGCTGCATGAGCTTCGGCACCTCGGACTGGCGCGAGTGGGTCCTCGACGAGGAGGCGGGCATCGAACTCGTGAACCGGGCGCTCGACCTCGGTATCAACTTCTTCGACACCGCGAACATGTACTCGGACGGCGAGTCCGAGCGCGTCCTCGGCAAGGCCCTGGAGGGCCAGCGCGACGAGGCCGTCGTCGCCACCAAGTGCTACTTCCAGATGGACGAGGACGACCCGAACTCGGGTGGCCTCTCGCGGAAGGCCATCGAGCAGGAACTCGAGAACTCGCTCGACCGCCTCGGCATGGACACCATCGACCTCTACCAGATCCACCGCTGGGACGACGACACGCCCATCGAGCAGACCATGCGAGCGCTCGACGACGCGGTCCGCCGCGGGCAGGTGCGCTATCTGGGCGCGTCCTCGATGTGGGCCCACCAGTTCGCCGAGTCGCTGCACACCAGCGACCGGCTCGGCCTCGACCGCTTCGTCACGATGCAGAACCACTACAACCTGCTCTACCGCGAGGAGGAGCGCGAGATGCTCCCCCTCTGCGAGCGGGAGGGCGTCGGCGTCATCCCGTGGTCGCCGCTGGCCCGGGGCTACCTCGCGCGGCCCCACGAGGAGTTCGACGCGACGACCCGCGGGCAGTCCGACAGTCACGCCAAGAACCACCCGTACTTCGAGGGTGGCGGCCGCGAGGTGAACGAGCGCGTGCAGGAACTCGCCGCACAGGAGGGTGTCGAGATGGCCCAGATCGCCCTCGCGTGGCTCTTCTCGAAGGACACGGTCGACGCACCCATCGTCGGCACCACCAGCATCGAACACCTCGAGGCCGCGGTCGAGGCGCTCGACATCGACCTCTCGGACTCCGACGTCGAGTGGCTGGAGGAACCGTACGAGCCGGTGCCGGTCTCCGGCCACGACTAGACGGCTGTTATCGTCTCACGTGCCGGCCAACCGGTGTTTGGCCGGCCTTTGTGGTGTCTGGCGACCCGAGCATCGACCGAGATGTTCGACGGGAGTGCAGCCATCGACGTGGAGGTGCTCGGCCCGACAGACGAGGAGGAGCCGTCGCTCGCGGTGGTCGGCGGCATCCACGGCGACGAACCGGCCGGGGTGCGCGCCATCAGGCAGGTCCTGGAGGAGCCGCCGGACCTGCAGCGCCCGGTGAAACTCGTCCTCGCGAACCCGCCCGCGACGGCGGCCCACCGGCGGTACCTGGATACCGACATGAACCGCTCCTTCCCCGGCTCAACCGACGCGGACGCCCGGGAGGAACGCCTCGCCGCCGAACTGGCGAGCGAACTCGCCGACTGCACGACCCTCTCCATCCACACCACGCACAGCCACGACGAACCCATCGCGCTCGTCGACCGGGACAACCCGCGGGCACAGGAGGTCGCGGACGCCCTCCCGGTCGAACACGTCGTCGACGAGCAGCAGGCGGCCGACGGTGCCTTCACCGGGTGCGAGGGCGTGGTCTCCGTCGAGGCCGGTCGCCAGCTCTCCGAGAACGCGACCGAGAACGCCGTCTCGCTCGTCCGGGCGTTCCTGCAGTTGACCGACGCACGGCCGGGCGAGCCCGACACCGTCGACAGCTCGTTCTACTCGCTCCGCGAGGCCGTCGAGAAGCCCGTCGACGGCGAGGCGGCCGAACTCGTCGTCGACAACTTCGAGCAGGTCGAGGGCGGGGAGACCTACGCGAGGGCGGACGGGACCGAACTCGTCACCGAGGAGCCCTTCGTCCCCATCCTGATGAGCGAGTGCGGCTACGACGACATCTTCGGCTACCGCGGCGAGCACGTCGGCGACGACCTGGAGAGCGCCCGCGAGACGTGGGGGGTATCGGTCGAGGCGTGAGTCGCGCCCGGGGACTCAGTCCGTCCCGGCCTGCTCGTGCGTGTGGTGGAAGAACCAGAGTTCGCCGCCGGGGCGGGGCTCGAAGCAGACCCGGCGGTAGCGCTCGTTGTCGAGCAGGTTCACCATCACGCCGGACCGGTGTGCCGAGACGGAGTCGTAGTCGTGGTCGCAGACGGGGCAGGCCGGCGGGGCGTCGGCTGGCACGTCCATGCCGTCGCTACGGGCCACACCGAGAAAGTCGGCGCGCCCCCCGGCACCGGGCAGGTCCGCCTACTGGAACTCGCTCGCGACCTCGCGGATGGTCTCGAACTCGTCGTCGGCGTACGCGATGAAGCGCACGTCCGAGAGCGACGTGGGCTCGTAGGCCGCGAGCTCCTCGCAGATGAGGCGGGCACCCTCGCGGAGGTCGAACCCGGCGACGCCACAGCCGAGGGCGGGGACGACGAGCGACTCGCAGCCGCGCTCGTCGGCCGCCGCCAGCGCGTTCCGGGTCGCGTCGCGGATGCTCTCCTCGGTGGCCTGTCCGTCCCCGTAGTGCGGCATCGCGGCGGCGTGGACGACGAACTCGGCGTCGAGGTCGAAGGCGTCGGTCACCGCGACCGCGCCGAGGTCGACGGGGCCCTTCGCCATGGCCGCCTGGTTGATGCCGTCGCCCGCCCCGCGACGGAGCGCGCCGGCGACGCCACTGCCCATGCGGAG
This window of the Haloarchaeobius amylolyticus genome carries:
- a CDS encoding PKD domain-containing protein codes for the protein MRALHLAAAVLALACLFAAAPAAADAGSLALQENESDSPDVNIYGPETAVYNYSEEFRVSVLGADVESVTWKFPDGSTATGTETTYRFMEEGDRTITVVVETTDGETLRESVTYDVFHADDDDGWNPVPALQFFGMVGFFLLVLLGLKMVALPMILREL
- a CDS encoding VOC family protein, yielding MDPRITVVTLGVDDLDAAIEFYRDGLGLPLRDREPDSDIAFFTLTGTWLALYPWDALAEDATVSPDGDGFSGVTLAHNVPDREAVDALLAEAVAAGAELVKEPQETFWGGYSGYFADLDGHLWEVAAPRLDGM
- a CDS encoding macro domain-containing protein; protein product: MEFTVVQGDIAQQSADALVNAAGTSLRMGSGVAGALRRGAGDGINQAAMAKGPVDLGAVAVTDAFDLDAEFVVHAAAMPHYGDGQATEESIRDATRNALAAADERGCESLVVPALGCGVAGFDLREGARLICEELAAYEPTSLSDVRFIAYADDEFETIREVASEFQ
- a CDS encoding aldo/keto reductase encodes the protein MEYTTLGDTGMEVSRICLGCMSFGTSDWREWVLDEEAGIELVNRALDLGINFFDTANMYSDGESERVLGKALEGQRDEAVVATKCYFQMDEDDPNSGGLSRKAIEQELENSLDRLGMDTIDLYQIHRWDDDTPIEQTMRALDDAVRRGQVRYLGASSMWAHQFAESLHTSDRLGLDRFVTMQNHYNLLYREEEREMLPLCEREGVGVIPWSPLARGYLARPHEEFDATTRGQSDSHAKNHPYFEGGGREVNERVQELAAQEGVEMAQIALAWLFSKDTVDAPIVGTTSIEHLEAAVEALDIDLSDSDVEWLEEPYEPVPVSGHD
- a CDS encoding ABC transporter permease, with the protein product MARREIASLRSEKTIVLALLIQLFVATFSSFLVVGLVSLYDPGSVDGYQLDMAVTGNASDEVLQAVRGQSGIDPTRYASVADARADFQDRRVDAVMVATQGANGTVFVTTSVPKENLRTTIIVVQVRDTLESMEENLRREYAGSLEHRVLEVPQKRGSSPYFGFTYTVLVPLLMFLPVFISGSIAVDSLTEEMQRGTLELLRVAPVSLADIVDAKLLATAILAPIQAAVWLLLLWVNGTKIANWPMLVAVVAGLSFTVVTAGLTIALLASDRRQAQFLYSTGVLGAITVTGLLPEHPANTIARLAIGSPGTYTWVFAAGYVALGVVTYLGMRVGMRFVNAESV
- a CDS encoding succinylglutamate desuccinylase/aspartoacylase domain-containing protein; amino-acid sequence: MFDGSAAIDVEVLGPTDEEEPSLAVVGGIHGDEPAGVRAIRQVLEEPPDLQRPVKLVLANPPATAAHRRYLDTDMNRSFPGSTDADAREERLAAELASELADCTTLSIHTTHSHDEPIALVDRDNPRAQEVADALPVEHVVDEQQAADGAFTGCEGVVSVEAGRQLSENATENAVSLVRAFLQLTDARPGEPDTVDSSFYSLREAVEKPVDGEAAELVVDNFEQVEGGETYARADGTELVTEEPFVPILMSECGYDDIFGYRGEHVGDDLESARETWGVSVEA